A portion of the Agrobacterium tumefaciens genome contains these proteins:
- the ptsP gene encoding phosphoenolpyruvate--protein phosphotransferase has translation MRDLSAGPRVLLKRLREMMAEHLEPQDRLDQIVRQIASNMVAEVCSVYVLRSDSVLELYATEGLNKDAVHLAQLKMGQGLVGTIAASAQPLNLSDAQAHPAFRYLPETGEEIYHSFLGVPILRSGRTLGVLVVQNKVSRTYREDEVEALETTAMLIAEIVASGELKKITRPGVELDLTRAVSIDGDAYGEGIGLGHVVLHDPRIVVTNLLNEDADTEILRLADAIGSLRLSIDDMLQRRDVPTEGEHREVLETYRMFAHDQGWVRRMEEAIRNGLTAEAAVEKVQSDTKARMMRLTDPYLRERMHDFDDLANRLLRQLIGFGGRSPEHDFPLDAIVLARAMGAAELLDYPREKLRGLVLEDGAVTSHVVIVARAMGIPIIGQATGIVALAENNDPIIIDGDDGQVHLRPMSDLQRAYEEKVRLRAKRQEQFRALRNVEPITKDGQKVNLKMNAGLLVDLPQLEESGADGIGLFRTELQFMIASNMPKGEEQEAFYRSVLRQAKGKSVTFRTLDIGGDKVVSYMRGQEEENPALGWRAIRLSLDRPGLMRTQMRALLRAASGAELRMMLPMVTEVSEIRAARDLLQKEVQHLSKFSHALPKKLQFGAMLEVPSLMWQLDELMQEVDFVSVGSNDLFQFSMAVDRGNARVSDRFDNLGKPFLRILRDIVRAGEKHHTSVTLCGEMASKPLSAMALIGLGFRSVSMSPTAIGPVKAMLLGLDAASLADELNAALDDHNSLESAREVLLRFAATHSIPI, from the coding sequence ATGAGAGACCTTTCTGCAGGTCCGCGCGTCCTGCTAAAGCGGCTGCGCGAAATGATGGCGGAGCACCTTGAGCCGCAGGACCGTCTGGACCAGATCGTCCGTCAGATAGCCAGCAACATGGTGGCGGAGGTTTGCTCGGTCTACGTGCTGCGTTCCGACAGCGTGCTGGAGCTTTACGCTACCGAAGGTCTCAACAAGGATGCCGTGCATCTTGCCCAGCTGAAAATGGGGCAGGGTCTTGTCGGTACCATTGCCGCTTCCGCCCAACCTCTCAATCTTTCCGATGCGCAGGCGCATCCGGCTTTCCGCTATCTTCCTGAAACGGGTGAGGAAATTTATCATTCCTTCCTCGGCGTGCCGATTTTGCGCTCCGGTCGCACTCTTGGCGTTCTTGTGGTCCAGAACAAGGTCAGCCGAACATACCGGGAGGATGAAGTTGAAGCGCTCGAGACAACCGCGATGCTCATCGCTGAAATAGTGGCGAGCGGTGAATTGAAAAAAATCACCCGCCCCGGTGTGGAGCTGGACCTGACGCGTGCCGTTTCCATTGATGGCGATGCTTATGGCGAAGGCATCGGTCTAGGTCATGTCGTGCTGCACGACCCCCGAATCGTTGTCACCAATCTGCTGAATGAGGATGCCGATACCGAAATCCTGCGTCTTGCCGACGCCATCGGTTCGCTGCGCCTGTCGATCGACGATATGTTGCAGCGCCGCGACGTCCCGACAGAAGGCGAGCATCGCGAGGTTCTTGAGACCTACCGCATGTTCGCCCACGATCAGGGCTGGGTGCGGCGTATGGAAGAAGCTATCCGCAACGGCCTAACGGCGGAAGCTGCGGTCGAGAAAGTGCAGAGCGACACAAAGGCGCGCATGATGCGCCTGACCGATCCCTATCTTCGCGAGCGCATGCATGATTTCGACGATCTCGCCAACCGGCTGCTGCGCCAGCTGATCGGTTTCGGCGGTCGAAGCCCCGAGCATGATTTTCCACTGGACGCCATCGTTCTGGCGCGCGCCATGGGTGCCGCCGAATTGCTGGATTACCCGCGTGAGAAATTGCGCGGCCTGGTGCTCGAAGACGGTGCGGTGACGAGCCACGTCGTCATCGTGGCGCGCGCCATGGGCATTCCGATCATCGGGCAGGCGACGGGCATCGTCGCCCTCGCTGAAAATAACGATCCCATCATCATCGACGGCGATGACGGCCAGGTGCATTTGCGCCCGATGTCGGATTTGCAGCGCGCCTATGAGGAAAAGGTGCGCCTGCGTGCCAAGCGCCAGGAGCAGTTCCGCGCGCTTCGCAATGTCGAGCCGATCACCAAGGATGGCCAGAAGGTCAACCTCAAGATGAATGCGGGTCTTCTCGTAGACCTGCCGCAGCTCGAGGAATCCGGCGCGGATGGCATCGGCCTGTTCCGCACCGAGCTGCAGTTCATGATCGCCTCCAACATGCCCAAGGGCGAGGAGCAGGAAGCGTTCTATAGGTCCGTCTTGCGGCAGGCCAAGGGCAAGAGCGTTACCTTCCGCACGCTGGATATTGGCGGCGACAAGGTCGTTTCCTATATGCGCGGCCAGGAAGAGGAAAACCCGGCGCTCGGCTGGCGGGCGATCCGCCTGTCGCTCGACCGCCCAGGTCTGATGCGCACGCAGATGCGCGCGCTTCTGCGTGCTGCCTCAGGTGCTGAACTACGCATGATGTTGCCGATGGTGACGGAGGTTTCCGAAATCCGCGCCGCGCGCGATCTGCTTCAGAAGGAAGTGCAGCATCTTTCGAAATTCAGCCATGCGCTTCCGAAAAAGCTGCAATTTGGTGCGATGCTGGAAGTGCCTTCGCTGATGTGGCAGCTCGATGAGCTGATGCAGGAAGTGGATTTCGTCTCCGTCGGTTCGAACGACCTGTTCCAGTTTTCGATGGCGGTCGATCGCGGCAATGCAAGGGTTTCGGATCGTTTCGACAATCTTGGCAAGCCGTTCCTGCGCATTCTGCGTGATATCGTGCGCGCTGGCGAAAAGCACCACACCTCGGTCACGCTTTGCGGCGAAATGGCAAGCAAGCCACTTTCGGCCATGGCTTTGATCGGCCTTGGTTTCCGTTCGGTTTCCATGTCGCCGACGGCGATTGGTCCCGTCAAGGCCATGCTTCTCGGGCTTGATGCCGCGAGCCTTGCCGATGAGCTGAACGCTGCGCTCGACGATCATAATTCGCTGGAAAGCGCGCGCGAGGTGTTGTTACGCTTTGCTGCGACGCATTCCATTCCCATTTAA